A genomic region of Sphingobium sp. HWE2-09 contains the following coding sequences:
- a CDS encoding RcnB family protein codes for MLRKMMLAGLMAATLLSGVAPAYAQTSQEQRGDRGGDRDRGGDRGDRGGRPDGGAPRGDGPGRPDRGQGWQQRGPDRPAPQMGARPDARPDNRPDQRPDGRPNPQWRNDQNRPGPSQPVAPRPDNRLGQRDDRAQNWQGRGNGQPDWRNDGRNDRPDWRNNPRDSRPPNWSNRGDDRRNDGRGDPRWNGNAGRPGGGNWNDGRRFDDRTRWSQQRRWDNGWRQDRRYDWNSYRNRYGDRYRMGRYNAPRGWDYGYRRFSVGIVLNRLLYSNSYWLDDPYSYRLPPAYGTLRWVRYYDDAMLVDIRDGYVVDVIHDFFW; via the coding sequence ATGTTGAGGAAGATGATGCTGGCGGGCCTGATGGCCGCGACGCTGCTGAGCGGTGTCGCCCCGGCCTATGCGCAGACTAGCCAGGAGCAACGCGGCGATCGCGGTGGTGATCGTGACCGCGGTGGCGATCGTGGTGATCGTGGCGGGCGGCCCGACGGCGGCGCGCCACGCGGCGACGGGCCGGGTCGTCCTGACCGGGGTCAGGGCTGGCAGCAGCGCGGTCCGGACCGGCCAGCGCCCCAGATGGGCGCACGACCGGACGCGCGTCCCGACAACCGCCCCGATCAGCGACCCGATGGACGCCCCAACCCGCAATGGCGCAACGACCAGAACCGCCCCGGTCCTTCCCAGCCCGTTGCCCCAAGGCCCGACAACCGCCTGGGCCAGCGCGACGATCGTGCGCAAAACTGGCAGGGTCGCGGCAACGGCCAGCCCGATTGGCGCAATGACGGCCGCAACGATCGCCCGGATTGGCGCAACAATCCGCGCGACAGCCGCCCGCCCAACTGGTCGAACCGGGGCGATGATCGCCGGAACGACGGGCGCGGCGACCCGCGCTGGAACGGCAATGCCGGTCGGCCCGGTGGCGGCAACTGGAATGACGGCCGCCGCTTCGACGATCGTACGCGGTGGAGCCAGCAACGGCGCTGGGACAATGGCTGGCGGCAGGACCGCCGCTATGACTGGAACAGCTATCGCAACCGCTATGGCGATCGGTATCGCATGGGCCGGTACAACGCCCCGCGCGGCTGGGACTATGGCTATCGCCGCTTTTCCGTCGGGATCGTGCTGAACCGGCTGCTCTATTCCAACAGCTACTGGCTGGACGATCCCTATAGCTACCGCCTGCCGCCTGCCTACGGCACGCTGCGCTGGGTCCGCTATTATGATGACGCGATGCTGGTGGACATTCGCGACGGCTATGTCGTCGACGTGATCCACGACTTCTTCTGGTAA
- a CDS encoding prolyl hydroxylase family protein, with product MTDKLDDGGTASPLRAEIGAEVRKRLDRNPMVHRIAELPHLEIYGRQDFLSAEACAGLRALIDADAKPSTLFSGSANADYRTSHSCNLNPWNDLVMGVSDRICALTGLPARHGETLQGQRYAPGQQYKVHCDYFPVTADYWQQMRTTGGQRSWTAMIYLSSVEAGGETHFPQCEFMVPPVEGMILIWNNMDRDGAPNRFSLHAARPVEQGTKYVVTKWFRERPWG from the coding sequence ATGACGGACAAATTGGATGATGGCGGCACGGCGTCGCCGCTGCGGGCCGAAATCGGAGCAGAGGTGCGCAAGCGGCTGGACCGCAATCCGATGGTGCATCGCATCGCCGAATTGCCGCATCTGGAAATCTATGGCCGACAGGACTTCCTGAGCGCGGAGGCATGTGCGGGGCTGCGCGCGCTGATCGATGCCGACGCCAAGCCGTCGACGCTGTTTTCGGGCAGCGCCAATGCCGATTATCGCACCAGCCATAGCTGCAACCTCAATCCCTGGAACGATCTGGTCATGGGGGTCAGCGACCGGATCTGCGCGCTCACCGGTCTGCCCGCCCGCCATGGCGAGACGTTGCAGGGGCAGCGCTATGCGCCCGGCCAGCAATATAAGGTCCATTGCGACTATTTCCCCGTCACCGCCGATTATTGGCAGCAGATGCGCACGACCGGCGGGCAGCGCAGCTGGACCGCGATGATCTATCTGTCGTCGGTCGAAGCGGGCGGTGAGACGCATTTCCCGCAATGCGAATTCATGGTGCCGCCGGTGGAAGGCATGATCCTGATCTGGAACAATATGGACCGCGACGGCGCACCCAATCGCTTCAGCCTGCACGCCGCGCGACCGGTGGAGCAGGGCACCAAATATGTCGTGACCAAATGGTTTCGCGAACGCCCCTGGGGGTGA
- a CDS encoding RcnB family protein: MRKLIILGLLAATVVPSVASAQSYGEVRRSEQNLRQEQRDLRQAQRYGDRRDVREQRRDVREARREVREDWRDYRRTHRDVYRGGNWRAPFRYTQWNAGAQLRPNYYASRYYIADTNRYRLPRPGANQQWVRHYNDVLLVNVRTGRVITAHRGFFW; encoded by the coding sequence ATGCGTAAACTGATCATCCTGGGCCTTCTGGCCGCCACCGTCGTCCCAAGCGTCGCCTCGGCCCAATCCTATGGCGAAGTCCGCCGCAGCGAACAGAATCTGCGTCAGGAACAGCGCGACCTGCGTCAGGCGCAGCGTTATGGCGACCGTCGCGATGTGCGCGAACAGCGCCGCGACGTGCGGGAGGCCCGCCGTGAAGTGCGTGAAGACTGGCGCGATTATCGCCGCACCCATCGCGACGTCTATCGTGGCGGCAACTGGCGCGCGCCGTTCCGTTATACCCAGTGGAATGCCGGCGCGCAGCTTCGCCCCAACTATTATGCGTCGCGCTATTATATCGCCGACACCAACCGTTATCGCCTGCCCCGTCCCGGCGCGAACCAGCAGTGGGTGCGCCATTATAACGACGTGCTGCTGGTCAATGTCCGCACCGGTCGCGTGATCACGGCGCATCGCGGCTTCTTCTGGTAA
- a CDS encoding lysine--tRNA ligase, translating to MTMSDILRTAATASKAWPYEEARKLLKRYASGAPEKGHILFETGYGPSGLPHIGTFNEVLRTTMVRNAFHALSDIPTRLVAFSDDLDGFRKVPDNVPNQAMLSQYLGKPLTQVPDPFEKFESFAHHNNAMLRDFLDSFGFDYEFVSATEQYQAGAFDDALRQVLRRYQAIMDIMLPTLRKERQATYSPVLPISPKSGIVLQVPVEVIDAEAGIVRFEDEGETVEQSILGGAAKLQWKVDWAMRWYALGVDYEMAGKDLINSVTQSSKICRALGGRPPEGFNYEMFLDEKGEKISKSKGNGLSLEQWLTYGPQESLAFYAYREPKKAKQLHMGVIPRAVDEYWQFRGNYAKQAIEQQLGNPVHHIHDGKLPQGELPVTFGLLLNLVGVMGDASRDQVWSYLQNYVPGASADTYPELDALIGHALAYHRDFVAPTLQRRAPDANEAAALRQLDTELAALPDGASAEDIQNIVYAIGKDEAFGFAELRDWFKALYQTLLGADQGPRMGSFIALYGVENSRKLIAEALAA from the coding sequence ATGACAATGTCCGATATTCTCCGCACGGCTGCGACCGCATCCAAGGCCTGGCCCTATGAAGAGGCCCGCAAGCTGCTGAAACGCTATGCCAGCGGTGCGCCGGAGAAAGGGCATATCCTGTTCGAAACCGGCTATGGTCCATCGGGCCTGCCGCATATCGGCACCTTCAACGAAGTGCTGCGCACCACCATGGTCCGCAACGCCTTCCATGCGCTGTCGGATATCCCGACGCGGCTGGTGGCGTTCAGCGACGATCTGGACGGCTTCCGCAAGGTGCCCGACAATGTGCCGAACCAGGCGATGCTCAGCCAATATCTGGGCAAGCCGCTGACGCAGGTGCCCGATCCGTTCGAAAAGTTCGAAAGCTTCGCGCATCATAATAATGCGATGCTGCGCGACTTTCTCGACAGTTTCGGCTTCGACTATGAATTCGTCTCCGCGACCGAGCAATATCAGGCGGGCGCCTTCGACGACGCGCTGCGGCAGGTGCTGCGCCGTTATCAGGCGATCATGGACATCATGCTGCCGACCCTGCGCAAGGAACGGCAGGCGACCTATTCGCCGGTGCTGCCGATCAGCCCTAAAAGCGGCATCGTGCTGCAGGTGCCGGTCGAGGTGATCGACGCCGAAGCGGGCATCGTGCGGTTCGAAGATGAGGGCGAGACGGTCGAACAATCGATCCTGGGCGGCGCGGCCAAGCTGCAATGGAAGGTCGACTGGGCGATGCGCTGGTATGCGCTGGGCGTCGATTATGAAATGGCGGGCAAGGATCTGATCAATTCGGTCACCCAATCGTCCAAAATCTGTCGCGCGCTGGGCGGCCGCCCGCCCGAAGGCTTCAATTACGAGATGTTCCTGGACGAAAAAGGGGAGAAAATCTCCAAGTCCAAGGGCAACGGCCTTAGCCTGGAGCAGTGGCTGACCTATGGGCCGCAGGAGAGCCTGGCTTTCTACGCCTATCGCGAACCGAAAAAGGCCAAGCAACTGCACATGGGCGTCATCCCCCGCGCGGTGGACGAATATTGGCAGTTTCGCGGCAATTACGCCAAGCAGGCGATCGAACAGCAGCTGGGCAATCCGGTCCATCATATCCATGACGGCAAATTACCGCAGGGCGAATTGCCGGTGACCTTCGGCCTGTTGCTGAACCTCGTCGGCGTGATGGGCGACGCCAGCCGCGACCAGGTGTGGAGCTATCTGCAAAATTATGTGCCCGGCGCCAGCGCGGACACCTATCCCGAACTCGATGCGCTGATCGGCCATGCGCTGGCCTATCATCGCGATTTCGTTGCGCCGACGCTGCAACGCCGTGCGCCTGACGCAAACGAAGCCGCCGCTCTGCGCCAGTTGGACACCGAACTCGCTGCGCTCCCGGATGGCGCTTCGGCGGAGGATATCCAAAATATCGTCTATGCCATAGGCAAGGATGAGGCGTTCGGTTTCGCGGAACTGCGCGACTGGTTCAAGGCGCTGTACCAGACGCTTCTGGGCGCTGACCAAGGGCCGCGCATGGGCAGCTTCATCGCCCTCTATGGAGTCGAAAACAGCCGAAAACTGATTGCCGAGGCTTTGGCGGCCTGA